The sequence ACAACGCGCCGCCCGCCGCCTCGCTCCTCGTCCTGCGCGGCAGCGTCCGCCTCACCGCCGGCTCCGGCGACACGGAACTGTCCGCCGGAGCCCTGCACCCGATCCCGAGGGAACGGCACGGGCTGCTGGCGCTCAGCGACGCGGTCGTCCTCCTCACCGCCGTCAACGACTGACCGGCCGGCGGTCGCCGGGACACCTCGGCAGGTATGGCCCGGCCGCGACGTGGCAGGAGAGGATCGAGCGGGGCAGGTCCGTCCGGGAACGAGCGGGCCACCCCCGTCACCACAGCCACCCACGTCCCCGGAGCACCAGCTTGCCCACCGAGACCGCCTCCGCCGCGGACAGCGCCGCCCCCGCCGAAGGGCGTGCCGCACCGCACCACTCCTGGCTCACCGCTCTGCGCCGCACCCCGGTCTCGCTGTGGAACGACGACATCACCGACTGGGCCGCCGCCCTGACGTACTACGCCATCCTCGCCCTGCTCCCGGCGCTCCTGGTCACCGTGTCCGTGATCGGCCTCGCCAACCCCGACGCGACCAGCGCCCTGATCTCCGACATCACGGCGTTCGCGCCCGCCGAGTCCGGGGAGGCGCTGCGCAGGCCGCTGGAGGCGGCGACCGAGCGGCGCTCCGCCGTCTGGCTGCTCGTCGCGACCGGGTCGGTGAGTGCCGTCTGGTCCGCGTGCAGCTACCTCGCGGTCTTCCGCCGCGCGATGCACGCCATGCACGGCGTCCGGGACAACCGCCCGCCCCTGCGCCAGGCGCACCTCATCGTCGTCTCGGCGATCGGCCTGCTCCTCCTGCTGATGA is a genomic window of Streptomyces sp. YPW6 containing:
- a CDS encoding cupin, with amino-acid sequence MDDINALAEDHLTAARASAHGRSAHLVLQQPPLRQTVIALTEGTALDEHNAPPAASLLVLRGSVRLTAGSGDTELSAGALHPIPRERHGLLALSDAVVLLTAVND
- a CDS encoding YihY/virulence factor BrkB family protein — its product is MPTETASAADSAAPAEGRAAPHHSWLTALRRTPVSLWNDDITDWAAALTYYAILALLPALLVTVSVIGLANPDATSALISDITAFAPAESGEALRRPLEAATERRSAVWLLVATGSVSAVWSACSYLAVFRRAMHAMHGVRDNRPPLRQAHLIVVSAIGLLLLLMTSAFVLVMTGPLARWLGRRIGLPHEGETLWAVLKWPLLVLLVACLIMVLFSTGPRSARGVRRGLPGGILAAFCWLTVSALFALYATRIGSYSRLYGSLAGLVVFLIWIWFANLSLLSGAQFNVELRRSAPGRVPGTGAEKTEGSGSGSGADADRSATAAE